In one Arenibacter antarcticus genomic region, the following are encoded:
- a CDS encoding tryptophan-rich sensory protein, with amino-acid sequence MAIFDRTFSRGTHFGQIPQTIMDTGRDILVAIRKRWMVLWALEVFLYALGPAIFLTILGVGKLVVIITFGGLLILLVLLKKPWKLTLDRLCATIDKDWAQLEYSTGLMLLPKKELSSLAVLQKYKVTEHLRVAKNDIKPETHFKRATIILCLFIVLGILSISINGEEQPRLQEQLPQQQITFKPKDSTEIQSVIPALEKQRLSIRYPAYTKLPMLASSTMEVKALEGSRVAWNLQFNTAVDSVFIESMGTSVPMQLNDGEYRKEIVLRASGFYNFRFVGASGKSFFSELYPIEVTNDRSPTIEIQDIDQFTSFNIDENKELNFNVYIKDDYGIGAAYIIATVSKGTGESVKFREVKMDFDKGLVTGSRNMTLSKKLDLDKLKMEAGDELYFYVEASDQKEPNKNTSRSETYFAVIRDTVSSYFAVEGSLGADLMPDYFRSQRQLIIDTEKLIGTRSSLPKTEFNYTSNELGFDQKALRIKYGEFMGDETEMGSHIEEENLVNNGETNSNNPLEEYTHDHDGDNSHNLVDHEHQGEQIHMEKEDPLESYLHNHDDPEESTLFTQSLKSKLRQAMDQMWDAELQLRLFAPEKSLPYQYSALKLIQEIKNSARIYVHRIGFDPPPIKETVRLSGKLDDIASYQKIDRKAAPITYPSIRTAIVRLEKIKDSGSIVSEEDRVIFGEAGHELAAKAIEEPGKYLNTLQLLKKLVEKGENSRQILWEVQRGLLFALPKPIPDPKKDHEYYGEMQELLLMELQSHD; translated from the coding sequence ATGGCCATTTTTGATCGTACTTTTAGTAGGGGAACGCATTTTGGCCAAATACCGCAGACAATAATGGATACGGGAAGGGATATATTGGTAGCTATTAGAAAGCGCTGGATGGTCTTATGGGCGCTGGAGGTTTTTCTTTACGCCCTAGGACCTGCCATTTTTCTTACTATCCTAGGGGTCGGTAAATTAGTCGTTATAATCACCTTTGGAGGTCTTTTGATCCTGCTGGTACTACTTAAAAAACCTTGGAAATTGACGTTGGACCGACTCTGTGCTACGATTGATAAAGATTGGGCACAGCTGGAGTATAGTACAGGTCTTATGCTCTTGCCAAAGAAAGAGTTGTCTAGTTTGGCCGTGCTGCAAAAATATAAGGTAACGGAACACTTAAGAGTAGCCAAAAATGATATTAAACCGGAAACACATTTCAAAAGAGCCACAATCATATTATGTTTATTTATAGTGTTGGGCATTCTCAGTATATCCATCAACGGCGAAGAACAACCGCGGTTACAAGAACAATTGCCACAACAACAGATTACTTTTAAACCTAAGGATTCCACTGAAATCCAATCGGTTATACCAGCGTTGGAGAAACAAAGGCTTTCCATTCGTTATCCTGCCTATACAAAGCTTCCAATGTTGGCCAGCTCTACAATGGAGGTGAAGGCATTGGAAGGTTCAAGAGTAGCATGGAATCTTCAGTTTAATACAGCCGTAGATAGCGTATTTATAGAAAGTATGGGAACTAGTGTTCCCATGCAGCTCAATGATGGGGAATATCGGAAGGAGATTGTCCTAAGGGCCTCCGGATTTTATAATTTTAGGTTTGTTGGAGCTTCTGGAAAATCTTTTTTTTCGGAATTATATCCAATTGAAGTTACTAATGATAGGAGTCCGACCATTGAAATTCAGGATATAGATCAATTTACCTCCTTTAATATTGATGAGAATAAAGAATTGAATTTTAATGTCTATATAAAGGACGATTATGGAATTGGGGCAGCTTATATTATCGCAACCGTAAGTAAGGGAACGGGGGAATCTGTAAAATTTCGAGAAGTAAAAATGGATTTTGATAAAGGGTTGGTAACTGGTAGTCGTAATATGACGTTGTCCAAAAAACTGGATTTAGACAAATTAAAAATGGAAGCTGGAGATGAGCTATACTTTTATGTGGAAGCCTCAGACCAAAAGGAACCAAATAAAAATACATCGCGAAGCGAAACCTATTTCGCTGTAATAAGGGACACCGTTTCCAGTTACTTCGCCGTGGAAGGGTCTTTAGGGGCTGATTTAATGCCCGATTATTTTAGGAGTCAGCGACAATTAATCATAGATACGGAAAAACTTATAGGTACCAGATCAAGTTTACCTAAAACCGAATTTAATTATACCAGTAACGAGTTGGGTTTTGACCAGAAAGCACTGCGTATTAAATATGGGGAATTTATGGGAGACGAAACCGAGATGGGGAGTCACATAGAGGAAGAAAACTTGGTAAATAATGGAGAAACTAACAGTAATAACCCATTAGAAGAGTATACCCATGATCATGATGGGGACAATAGCCATAATTTGGTGGATCATGAACATCAAGGGGAACAAATCCATATGGAGAAGGAAGATCCTTTGGAGAGTTACCTCCATAATCACGATGACCCCGAGGAATCTACCTTATTCACACAATCCCTTAAAAGTAAACTAAGACAGGCCATGGATCAAATGTGGGACGCTGAGCTGCAACTACGCTTATTTGCTCCTGAGAAGTCGCTTCCCTATCAATACAGCGCTTTAAAACTCATCCAAGAAATAAAAAACAGTGCCCGTATCTATGTGCATAGAATAGGCTTTGATCCACCTCCTATTAAGGAAACGGTAAGACTAAGTGGAAAGTTAGATGATATTGCCAGTTATCAAAAGATAGATCGTAAAGCTGCACCTATAACGTATCCCTCAATTCGTACTGCCATTGTAAGGTTGGAGAAAATTAAGGATTCTGGTAGTATAGTTTCCGAGGAGGATAGGGTAATTTTTGGTGAAGCGGGTCATGAACTTGCTGCCAAAGCTATTGAGGAACCTGGGAAATACTTAAACACCTTGCAACTTTTAAAAAAATTAGTGGAAAAAGGAGAAAATTCGCGTCAAATACTATGGGAAGTTCAGCGGGGCCTATTATTTGCTCTGCCCAAACCAATACCAGACCCGAAAAAGGATCATGAATATTATGGGGAAATGCAGGAATTACTACTAATGGAATTGCAAAGCCATGATTGA
- a CDS encoding DUF4159 domain-containing protein, with product MSNKFFFTRLQYESGNWDVDQRMPSNLLNSLVEYTTLAVDTRENIIPLASDDIFECPFCYISGHKLVQFTKKERENFEKYVRNGGFVFADDCNHDIDGLFAKSFERQMDDIFGTGTLKKIPNDHELYSIFFEFEDGPPTTSQELNGWGDDLVHEYLKAIEIDGRIGVLYSNKDYGCEWDYDFRNKRWYKIDNTRFGVNIVMYALTS from the coding sequence TTGAGCAATAAGTTTTTTTTTACGAGATTACAATATGAATCAGGAAATTGGGATGTGGATCAGCGTATGCCTTCCAACCTACTTAATTCTTTGGTAGAGTATACTACCTTGGCGGTAGATACCCGAGAAAATATTATTCCTTTGGCAAGTGATGATATTTTTGAGTGTCCCTTTTGCTATATTTCTGGCCATAAACTAGTACAGTTTACCAAAAAAGAAAGGGAGAACTTTGAAAAGTATGTACGGAATGGTGGATTTGTCTTTGCCGATGATTGCAATCACGATATAGATGGTTTGTTCGCAAAATCTTTTGAACGCCAGATGGATGATATTTTTGGCACGGGGACACTGAAAAAAATTCCGAATGACCATGAGCTCTATTCTATTTTTTTTGAATTTGAAGACGGTCCGCCTACAACCTCACAGGAACTCAACGGTTGGGGCGATGATTTGGTACACGAGTATTTAAAGGCTATTGAAATAGACGGAAGAATTGGTGTGTTATACAGTAATAAGGACTATGGCTGCGAGTGGGATTATGATTTTAGAAATAAACGCTGGTATAAAATAGACAATACCCGCTTTGGAGTAAATATTGTGATGTACGCACTTACTTCTTAA
- a CDS encoding BatA domain-containing protein, translated as MNFGNPTFLWTFLGLLIPIAIHLWNRKKLKVIKIGSIKLLEALPQRHTSSINLNEWALLILRMLIMVLLTLIISEPTFKKSTIKEPITYIVEPSLFNNVGVKAILDTITQGEIRLLLKGLPLKEGDNCAEGLAHTPNYWQLAKEMESLATDSIVVFSTGSRKWVKGMRPIVGANINWTVLNPTNQVSGDVEARVNQDSVTILTAMGTAMQLAFKKETFSVNNKNIEINETRDSMQIFGGLNVRQVPLQLDTPLKILIVYNDSLISEMTYIKYAYRALSKFLRRDIIVEEARENEALDTTGLHTLVWLSKAPVLPVNVPQLVYRPDGMANTLIVNGKRNNVYHLTEPLNSENILQKGIMESLLNMLNLRKDLFNKIEPYDIRGMEKRELEPIITNLESDIVFYRTENISLWLWPFLIVLLVGERILAKYRRQ; from the coding sequence ATGAACTTTGGAAACCCTACTTTTTTGTGGACATTTTTAGGGCTTTTAATTCCTATCGCCATTCATCTATGGAATAGGAAAAAATTAAAGGTTATTAAGATTGGGAGTATCAAATTGCTGGAAGCCTTGCCACAAAGACATACCAGTAGCATTAATTTGAACGAGTGGGCGTTACTAATTTTACGTATGTTGATTATGGTGCTTTTGACCCTAATAATCAGTGAACCTACCTTTAAAAAGTCAACAATAAAAGAACCGATTACTTATATTGTAGAGCCTTCACTTTTCAACAATGTTGGAGTTAAGGCAATTTTGGATACCATTACCCAAGGAGAGATACGATTATTGTTGAAGGGTCTTCCCCTAAAGGAAGGAGATAATTGTGCAGAGGGTTTAGCTCATACGCCCAATTATTGGCAACTAGCCAAAGAAATGGAATCCCTTGCAACGGACAGTATCGTAGTATTTTCCACAGGATCTAGGAAATGGGTAAAAGGAATGCGCCCAATTGTAGGAGCTAATATTAATTGGACGGTCCTCAATCCAACCAATCAGGTAAGCGGAGATGTTGAGGCTAGGGTCAACCAGGATTCGGTTACCATACTTACCGCCATGGGGACAGCAATGCAGCTCGCTTTTAAAAAGGAGACGTTTTCCGTAAATAATAAAAACATAGAAATAAATGAGACAAGGGATAGCATGCAAATATTTGGGGGGTTAAACGTAAGGCAGGTACCGTTACAGTTGGATACCCCTTTAAAGATCCTAATTGTTTATAACGATTCCCTTATCAGTGAGATGACCTACATAAAATACGCTTATAGAGCCTTATCTAAATTCTTGAGGAGGGATATTATTGTGGAAGAAGCTAGGGAAAATGAAGCTTTGGACACCACGGGGCTACATACGCTGGTTTGGTTGTCCAAAGCACCTGTTTTACCGGTTAATGTACCACAGTTGGTTTATAGGCCCGATGGAATGGCAAATACACTGATTGTAAATGGTAAACGCAACAATGTGTATCATCTTACTGAACCACTTAATTCGGAAAATATCCTCCAAAAGGGAATAATGGAATCGCTGTTGAACATGCTAAATCTACGTAAAGACCTATTCAATAAAATAGAACCTTATGATATTAGGGGAATGGAGAAGAGGGAATTGGAACCAATTATTACTAATCTGGAGAGCGATATTGTTTTTTATAGGACGGAAAACATAAGTCTTTGGCTATGGCCATTTTTGATCGTACTTTTAGTAGGGGAACGCATTTTGGCCAAATACCGCAGACAATAA
- a CDS encoding VOC family protein encodes MYKSLILLFLLIGLQSNSQSFTFSIDHSSLIVNDLVTTGDFYSNILGLTEIPHPDRSPGFRWFSIDGASQIHLIYKDTVTMKKHKSMHLCLSTPNLEGFIDHLNKNDVVYEDWPGKKGAITLRTDGVQQIYLKDPEGYWIEVNNANQD; translated from the coding sequence ATGTATAAATCATTAATCTTATTATTTCTACTAATTGGTCTTCAGTCCAATAGTCAATCCTTTACGTTTTCTATAGACCATTCCTCTCTTATTGTAAATGATCTAGTAACAACAGGAGATTTTTATTCCAACATCCTTGGATTAACAGAAATTCCACATCCAGATCGCTCGCCAGGATTTCGTTGGTTTTCCATTGATGGGGCATCGCAGATACACCTCATCTATAAGGACACAGTAACGATGAAAAAACACAAAAGCATGCATCTTTGCTTGTCCACACCCAATTTAGAAGGGTTTATAGATCATTTAAATAAAAATGATGTGGTCTATGAGGATTGGCCGGGCAAAAAGGGAGCAATTACCCTTCGCACGGATGGCGTACAGCAGATTTACCTAAAAGATCCAGAGGGGTATTGGATAGAGGTAAACAATGCCAATCAAGATTAG
- a CDS encoding MoxR family ATPase, whose translation MDKELMDIKTEIDQLTAKLLDLKNEIAKVIVGQEETIEQLMIAFLAGGHALLEGVPGLAKTLMIKTLAQAIDLKFKRIQFTPDLMPSDIIGTEILEEDHSTGRKFFEFNKGPIFANIILADEINRTPPKTQAALLEAMQEFEVTYSGKTYKLDRPFFILATQNPIEQSGTFPLPEAQQDRFLFYIKIAYPTAQEEIQILKHTTGIKDQVIQAVISGEEILKLQKLVREVPISDKLVEYVSMVVRATRPETTSEAYVKEWVSWGAGPRAGQAMILTAKARALQQGRLSVTLDDVKKVALPVLRHRIIVNFKAEAEGITSDMVTQHLLKSTAITN comes from the coding sequence ATGGATAAGGAATTGATGGATATAAAAACCGAGATAGACCAACTAACCGCTAAACTTCTGGATCTTAAAAACGAGATTGCCAAGGTAATAGTTGGGCAGGAAGAAACCATAGAGCAGTTGATGATTGCCTTTTTAGCGGGAGGGCATGCCCTTTTAGAAGGGGTTCCCGGTTTAGCAAAGACATTAATGATCAAGACGCTGGCACAGGCCATAGATTTAAAGTTTAAGCGCATCCAATTTACCCCCGATCTTATGCCATCAGATATCATAGGAACCGAAATTTTAGAGGAGGACCACAGTACGGGAAGAAAGTTTTTCGAGTTTAACAAAGGTCCAATTTTCGCCAATATTATTTTGGCGGATGAGATCAACAGGACCCCTCCAAAGACCCAAGCGGCCCTATTGGAAGCTATGCAGGAGTTTGAGGTAACCTATTCCGGGAAGACCTATAAATTGGATAGGCCCTTTTTTATTCTAGCTACCCAGAACCCCATTGAACAATCTGGTACCTTCCCATTGCCCGAAGCCCAACAGGATCGATTTCTTTTCTATATTAAAATAGCATATCCCACAGCTCAGGAGGAAATACAAATTTTAAAGCACACTACCGGAATAAAGGATCAAGTCATACAAGCTGTTATAAGCGGGGAGGAGATACTTAAATTACAAAAACTAGTTAGAGAAGTACCTATTAGTGATAAGCTGGTAGAATATGTAAGTATGGTTGTAAGGGCTACAAGGCCAGAAACCACCAGCGAAGCGTATGTAAAGGAATGGGTAAGTTGGGGTGCCGGGCCGCGTGCCGGCCAGGCGATGATCCTAACTGCCAAGGCTAGGGCATTACAACAAGGCAGACTTTCAGTAACCTTGGATGATGTTAAAAAAGTAGCTTTGCCAGTATTGAGACATAGGATAATAGTGAATTTTAAAGCTGAGGCGGAAGGCATTACTTCAGACATGGTCACCCAACACCTTTTAAAGTCCACTGCAATTACAAACTAA
- a CDS encoding lysoplasmalogenase, whose protein sequence is MSFKSISFLLGYIIIVCIDLLCGYLDYQEYRLLTKPLIVISLMIYFGIKGKHLPKSIYEYTVLAMFFSLVGDTLLLFDNRSPSFFMFGLMSFLLAHIGYTIVFIKQRNTKYSKVSWIVSIGLVTYGIALFSLIIKDLRGLMIPVSIYIIAILTMAITSQNRMGNVSRQSYILVLLGAFFFIISDSILAIDKFHVSVPKAHFLIMGTYAISQYLIVNGLLASIDQNIKEN, encoded by the coding sequence ATGAGCTTTAAATCAATTTCATTTTTACTCGGATATATAATCATTGTCTGCATAGATCTACTATGTGGATATTTGGACTATCAAGAATACAGACTTCTTACCAAGCCGTTGATCGTTATTTCTTTGATGATCTATTTTGGAATAAAAGGTAAACACCTGCCAAAAAGTATATACGAATATACGGTCTTAGCCATGTTCTTCTCATTAGTGGGTGACACATTGTTACTTTTCGACAATCGTTCACCTTCCTTTTTTATGTTTGGATTGATGTCGTTCTTACTAGCCCATATTGGCTATACCATTGTATTTATAAAACAACGAAATACTAAATATTCCAAGGTGTCTTGGATTGTAAGTATAGGTCTTGTTACCTATGGAATTGCCCTATTTAGCTTAATAATAAAGGATTTAAGGGGATTAATGATTCCGGTGTCTATATATATTATTGCAATTTTGACCATGGCCATTACATCCCAAAACCGGATGGGTAACGTAAGTAGGCAGAGTTATATATTGGTATTGTTAGGGGCCTTTTTCTTCATTATTTCAGATAGCATTTTGGCTATCGATAAGTTCCACGTTTCCGTACCAAAAGCACATTTTTTAATCATGGGCACCTATGCCATTTCACAGTATCTGATCGTTAATGGTTTATTGGCCAGTATTGACCAAAACATTAAGGAAAATTAA
- a CDS encoding TldD/PmbA family protein has protein sequence MAIYTKDEAKRIMEKAMSFSTADACEINMNGSESGNIRYARNTVSTSGHRSNQNLSIQSSFGKKSGTATIDEFDDVSLEKVVRRAEELAKLSPENPEFMEPLGPQSYDDSISYNEETANITPEYRANVASSSIDPATMNEVTAAGFFNDSSGFSAMMNSNGLFAYNKSTDSDFTVTMRTNDGTGSGWVSRDFNDITKFDASEASKIAMEKALMSKEAKAIEPGRYTVILEPAASADLLRNMFGSFDSRRADEGRSFMSKDGGNKLGQKIVDERVNIWSDPLHPEVPTATWNGEGQPLKKMSWIENGVVKNLSYSRYWAEQKGVSPVPYPSNFIMEGGSASLEDLIKDTKKGILVTRLWYIRSVDPQTLLYTGLTRDGTFYIENGKIKHPVKNFRFNESPIIMLNNLETLGKQVRMNGDLIPYMKVRDFTFTSLSDAV, from the coding sequence ATGGCAATATATACAAAGGATGAAGCTAAGCGTATCATGGAAAAAGCAATGAGCTTTTCCACAGCGGATGCTTGCGAAATTAATATGAATGGCAGTGAGAGTGGCAATATTAGATATGCCCGGAATACGGTTTCTACCTCTGGTCACCGATCAAATCAAAACTTGTCTATACAATCTAGCTTTGGTAAAAAATCTGGTACAGCTACTATAGATGAGTTCGATGATGTTTCTTTGGAAAAGGTGGTTAGAAGAGCAGAGGAACTGGCTAAATTATCGCCTGAAAACCCTGAATTTATGGAGCCATTAGGTCCGCAGTCCTATGACGACTCCATTAGTTATAATGAGGAAACAGCAAATATAACCCCGGAATATCGGGCCAATGTGGCCAGTAGTAGTATTGACCCAGCAACAATGAATGAGGTGACGGCTGCAGGGTTTTTTAACGACTCTTCAGGATTTAGTGCGATGATGAATTCTAACGGGCTTTTCGCCTATAATAAATCAACGGATTCTGATTTCACCGTAACTATGAGAACCAATGATGGTACCGGTTCCGGATGGGTATCCAGGGATTTTAACGATATAACTAAATTTGATGCTTCAGAAGCCTCAAAAATTGCCATGGAGAAAGCTTTGATGTCCAAGGAGGCGAAAGCGATAGAACCAGGGAGATATACGGTAATCTTAGAACCCGCGGCTTCCGCAGATTTGCTTCGCAATATGTTTGGTTCTTTCGATTCTAGAAGAGCGGATGAGGGAAGAAGCTTTATGTCCAAAGATGGGGGCAATAAATTAGGTCAAAAGATTGTAGACGAAAGGGTGAATATTTGGTCAGATCCCCTGCATCCCGAAGTCCCAACAGCTACTTGGAATGGAGAAGGACAACCCCTTAAGAAAATGAGCTGGATAGAAAATGGGGTGGTAAAAAACCTTTCTTATAGTCGATATTGGGCAGAACAGAAAGGCGTTAGCCCTGTGCCTTATCCTTCCAATTTTATTATGGAAGGTGGTTCGGCATCCTTGGAAGACCTGATAAAAGACACTAAAAAGGGAATTTTGGTTACCAGATTGTGGTACATTAGAAGTGTAGATCCGCAAACATTGCTTTACACTGGTCTTACACGTGATGGAACTTTTTATATTGAAAATGGAAAGATTAAGCACCCTGTGAAAAACTTTAGGTTTAATGAAAGTCCTATAATTATGCTGAATAACCTTGAAACCCTTGGGAAACAGGTTAGGATGAACGGTGATTTAATCCCTTATATGAAGGTTAGGGATTTTACCTTTACTAGCTTGTCCGATGCCGTATAG
- a CDS encoding hydrolase, whose amino-acid sequence MKKIPSFGSRLRNNIVTVPEVIDQCSGIRVFGQLLKSFLFSTDVAIIRNTNASAIIAVYPFTPQPLITHSLILASDKPIFCGVGGGITTGERCVELALHAEFQGALGVVLNKPTPNDLIQLLKSKIDIPVTITIVSEKDDIKGRIAAGVDIFNVSGATKTADIIKKIRDLDQNIAILATGGKNEDDILMAIEAGANAISYTPPSTSVLFKDIMIKYRAE is encoded by the coding sequence ATGAAAAAAATTCCTTCCTTTGGTAGTCGGCTTAGAAACAATATTGTAACCGTACCTGAAGTTATAGATCAATGTTCAGGAATACGAGTCTTTGGACAGTTATTAAAGTCGTTTTTATTTAGTACGGATGTGGCCATTATTAGAAACACCAATGCAAGTGCCATTATCGCTGTTTACCCGTTTACCCCACAACCCCTAATCACCCATTCGCTTATTCTTGCTTCGGACAAGCCTATTTTCTGTGGAGTTGGAGGAGGAATAACCACTGGGGAAAGATGTGTGGAACTGGCTTTGCATGCAGAATTTCAAGGCGCACTTGGGGTCGTATTAAACAAACCTACCCCCAATGACCTGATACAACTGCTTAAATCCAAAATTGATATTCCGGTCACTATAACCATAGTTTCGGAAAAGGACGATATAAAGGGAAGAATTGCTGCAGGAGTGGATATCTTTAATGTATCTGGTGCCACTAAAACGGCCGACATAATAAAAAAAATCCGTGACTTGGATCAGAACATCGCTATTTTGGCAACTGGCGGCAAAAATGAAGACGATATTTTAATGGCTATTGAGGCTGGCGCCAACGCCATTTCCTACACGCCACCATCTACTAGCGTGCTTTTTAAGGATATTATGATTAAATATAGGGCAGAATAA
- a CDS encoding GAF domain-containing protein, translated as MTQHNTSPNTIISPLLSANPINWQEILSKIIAHFNCTTGTIHFLDDNSSLLMLKSHQGIPPFLLPKLSEIPIGKGMAGIAAERREPVEMCNLQTDESGVARPAAKETKVEGSIVAPMMWNNTLFGTLGVAKPVPYDFTSEEISSLLAFGEEISAYVKE; from the coding sequence ATGACACAGCATAACACATCACCAAACACTATAATTTCTCCGCTTCTATCTGCCAATCCAATAAACTGGCAGGAGATCTTATCCAAGATTATTGCCCATTTTAATTGCACCACTGGGACCATTCATTTTTTGGACGATAATTCATCACTATTAATGCTAAAATCGCATCAAGGAATTCCTCCATTTTTATTGCCTAAACTTTCGGAAATTCCGATTGGAAAGGGAATGGCAGGGATAGCCGCCGAGCGCCGTGAACCGGTGGAAATGTGCAACCTTCAAACTGATGAATCGGGTGTGGCACGTCCGGCCGCAAAAGAAACAAAAGTAGAAGGTTCTATAGTGGCACCCATGATGTGGAACAATACCTTATTCGGCACCTTGGGTGTTGCTAAACCAGTCCCCTACGATTTCACTTCAGAGGAAATTAGTTCCCTTTTAGCATTTGGGGAAGAGATTTCCGCCTATGTAAAGGAGTAA
- a CDS encoding DUF58 domain-containing protein produces MKQDYHQLLQPEIINSISGLSLIAKVIVEGHFTGLNQSRRVGQGLQFSQYRAYQPGDDMRLMDWKMLARSGRYYIKQSEIDTHITVKFILDASKSMAHKEKEISKMDHARVLIASLAYLAEQQGDAVGLFAINDQKLHSLYPSGQKQHYKMFLHQLLQIENEGKWPTDSHSFQKIHDSGQKELIFFVTDLHEEGEELTATIKQLKKATNEVVVVHIMGGKEMDFSYNGNILFEDLESGKRVKVNAKMSRNLYLSLLNTRIDTVKNELLSHNIGYQLFRMDEPIGKALQIFIKTRSSIL; encoded by the coding sequence GTGAAGCAAGATTATCATCAGCTATTACAGCCCGAAATAATTAATAGTATCTCTGGGCTTTCCCTTATTGCCAAGGTTATTGTGGAGGGGCATTTTACTGGCTTAAATCAAAGTAGAAGAGTAGGGCAGGGGCTTCAGTTTAGTCAGTATAGAGCGTACCAGCCCGGTGATGATATGCGCCTAATGGATTGGAAAATGTTGGCTAGATCGGGTCGGTATTATATAAAGCAATCAGAAATTGATACCCATATAACCGTGAAATTTATTTTGGATGCAAGTAAATCCATGGCCCACAAGGAAAAAGAGATTTCAAAAATGGATCATGCAAGGGTATTGATCGCTTCCTTGGCTTATTTGGCAGAACAACAAGGGGATGCGGTGGGATTATTTGCAATAAACGATCAAAAGCTACATAGTCTTTATCCATCAGGACAAAAACAACATTATAAGATGTTTCTTCATCAGCTTCTCCAAATAGAGAATGAAGGGAAATGGCCTACGGATTCCCATTCCTTTCAAAAAATACATGATAGTGGCCAAAAAGAACTGATTTTCTTTGTTACCGACCTACATGAAGAGGGGGAAGAACTAACAGCGACCATCAAACAGTTAAAAAAAGCAACCAATGAAGTGGTAGTAGTGCATATTATGGGGGGAAAGGAAATGGACTTCAGCTACAACGGAAACATCCTGTTTGAGGATCTTGAATCGGGAAAACGTGTAAAGGTAAATGCAAAGATGTCCCGCAACCTCTATCTTTCTTTACTGAATACTAGGATAGATACAGTGAAGAATGAATTGTTGTCTCATAACATAGGGTACCAATTATTTAGGATGGATGAACCCATCGGAAAAGCACTTCAAATATTTATAAAAACGAGGAGTAGTATACTGTAA